A window of the Vespula vulgaris chromosome 6, iyVesVulg1.1, whole genome shotgun sequence genome harbors these coding sequences:
- the LOC127064383 gene encoding mucin-17-like isoform X2 produces MIVRRCWSLILLSTGLILCVRISGISGERWSRQVSNNDWIPLANPRSSSNQIRTSNVGNGPISSGSSTIPHLPSLSLPPALQEQYQQQLLQLQKTQENIQKLLILQEQLRAQQQLLQSQTFLPSGFGGPENEKRMLQQNTIPNLQSVSGLSSDVLVPPLPSSDALPPIYSAQNFLSQGPQRFHQPVKGNQNLNVKTEEFGNLHNSKSQVYSEGREDGLREGQSPDQLSQVEDIRENVKDFVGKQEKYRPSGKQAKGQTAHGISGLPENVENENEEVQLVYVPLETLAQQRGQPKRLRGQKQYPFRQQQPQQQQQYRINDGVEQTTKEPDTFARDLLDQLEFVKEERSKEVTRMEDVKKALERKAQLEQEILQKEQELARQREEERRRKELEKLEEIAKQRELERLREAREKQRLEELERRRIAEARAKEERRRQEEEARQRENERLAALEKQKQLEIQRALEEQRKLEEQRQEEASTVPPNVNQNQPDTQTLSLVRNKQLQRQHLTDNSNKVKHRYRVRQPRPRINQQLPTTTPPPSPNQPPLSVYMGGDSTAPDRVKISDVLRILKDAKTIAVLDTVVPNTPKVFVGPTNLDPPPGYTKFDLPYLSSIDHNRVERKVDKLPFFVAPLSFDPPPGYSKIPFPAPHIGSVVVNTIDASPPEPDTPEIIHNLNPTPLIEPNSYIDGTGSDLSRIDPTTLGYEHSTTAGYTQELSSTPKYDTSYSTVSTPGGSRFRFRQSYGDNNPPSVIDTIYQGEPSLPIGKAKQKVYYNEDSRPAVSTLAHDARLGTTATTYQEEAVYSSTPNNPEQSSRTLDDPSTKEQDLAAQLALINHELAQQRNANNNNNNNNNKDSFAEHRNTYTQSDPHLIGSFQSLLSSNDANDVRGPVGPTQYNLPAELPISPHLPGLVNSLLEKQTTIPTTTTTEIVTTPAIIKTTTTTTTARPPSTTYRPRSRHRSRIVPTRPPTTTTPTTPGTKTSDRSRRPYSRTRSGSRYTTTTESYNDSPVYEPTKSKHSGTTQKYNYVDHNKRPRGPKHRNNDKTAYQSEAYDQNYNIQAHQAAIYEHTAPDGSITSSPTDPYSQSGTPSHNSKQQESSIPTSNLNAFSQENYPSTSISSTENYPPPRETTPHYNTPVATEDYSKGQNYPQNYPQEANYPTAYGSQLGDLDQSVLEKAPVNGFNYQAQNSETRNQPTVQKSKDYTAYYAEKLENTDFALSGTSENPRSKIDETAQQYSPPYDVAPVQSHLNYPPTGEHGNFGQVEDRKVDGSSVVADPNEEPIFIPLPPEKQEVYDLLAPPTEEPLTTMTTQISTTTEATPVVIRQRVRGRVGTRTHSDSVVQTRPRGSQDEFVRFSAVNHQDSPRSSGHRHRTKSRSRPQSQVKTSGYEYVKIQAGSQRQRSLVQQTTPSATTTTTTTTTTTTTTPRTTTTTSTEQPLEEDIDYGFIRPPSFRPVHPVDNRFHAPPVTFKPILPQINNLPIQQQPSGSAQETEIEYNPPPNLSLKNRPKYHTTNRRPSIKSTILPITTPITTTTTENIPPATINPDNSVYTVRPNYKPEDIKQSRTRSRTRRPGRKRVTTTSTTESSYDVNNEVPLEGNYPRILPPLPEAVGEQQTLYDENFESLSQFGEAYNQPDQSYKSVTENYPPQDFLLNFEAVAPQTQVQQEEYDQTQLGSNSPHKYSHSTHLKSTTLSDTHLMPADIYGAESQWSTKLSRTSFQPSFAANYATGGFNEARTKQENVREVADIITVRPENSLTFVVSSELENSDEMKLTRNEEESMVRATTVFGQKMTTRDQTESPMKRQQKVSSLENYDGERWRSKEEDISKESTEKEDDEKIPKKTSDPVAVRKTNRRKRVRVRVRPIIDDFVTAESQHINAAVNSLTQDQYKYNPIRQTKSTVDKSSITRSPDDGSQRSVLEDFLKEILKTDDDSLPVLATSTSTVLPLNVWLTSTPMTPPIEDEGITNYKFLRTTTSTPTIMPEELERTLDPEETLKTTTQYYGTRINPKDSITKESTENIKIPTTQETGLTTTDFSNSQTTLNDLNSIDTSSETTPIIEKSETTTIKPIDTTTENLSIVESTKTEESKDNDDIFYPKNHRAKWSEVRYPSDPSIALNHSVFSTWNYDKNGKTNDRNTVSEKDIGNKEGNDTEVEILSDYVQNVFDDLKKNRENKERSDERSMNKEKNNKIGSSENSSENNDVKTNSPLETDSVSVRKDTSQAEDHSSTKLEQEETPTTIAVQNVEDDSSSTSENHSNPTVILDATIHEILSKDESMVTVTPTSLSTTTTTTLPTTSEINEQNTTETILGKILRTSTTTKVSHMTEICYRGRCVMTKPDREIRLR; encoded by the exons ATG ATCGTGCGGAGGTGCTGGTCGTTGATACTACTATCCACTGGTCTGATTCTATGCGTAAGAATTAGTGGTATCAGCGGTGAACGATGGTCACGACAAGTATCGAACAACGATTGGATTCCATTGGCCAATCCAAGAAGTAGTTCGAATCAAATTAGAACGAGTAACGTTGGAAATGGACCGATTTCATCGGGAAGTTCTACTATACCGCatcttccatctctttcctTACCGCCAGCACTTCAAGAACAATATCAGCAACAACTTTTGCAGTTGCAAAAGACTCAAGAGAATATTCAAAAGTTGCTGATTTTGCAGGAACAGCTCAGGGCACAGCAACAGCTATTACAG TCTCAAACGTTTCTACCGAGTGGTTTCGGTGGCCCAGAGAATGAGAAGCGCATGCTGCAGCAAAATACGATACCAAATTTGCAAAGTGTATCGGGTTTAAGTTCGGACGTGCTGGTACCGCCACTACCCTCCTCCGACGCTCTTCCACCCATTTATTCTGCTCAAAACTTCCTGTCGCAAGGACCACAGCGGTTTCATCAACCAGTAAAGGGTAATCAGAATTTAAACGTTAAAACCGAAGAATTTGGAAACTTGCATAATAGCAAAAGTCAAGTCTATAGCGAAGGTCGTGAGGATGGATTGAGAGAAGGACAAAGTCCCGATCAATTGAGCCAAGTAGAGGATATTCGTGAAAACGTTAAAGATTTCGTTggaaagcaagaaaaatatCGGCCATCTGGAAAACAAGCGAAAGGTCAAACGGCACATGGTATTTCGGGCTTACCTGAAAATGtagagaatgaaaatgagGAG GTCCAACTAGTTTACGTTCCTCTAGAAACGCTAGCTCAACAAAGAGGTCAACCCAAGAGATTACGAGGACAAAAGCAATATCCTTTCCGTCAGCAACAgccgcagcagcagcagcaatatCGAATAAACGATGGCGTTGAGCAAACAACAAAAGAGCCAGATACTTTCGCTCGAGATTTGTTGGACCAGTTGGAGTTCGTGAAGGAGGAAAGATCTAAGGAGGTCACTCGAATGGAAGATGTGAAGAAAGCGTTGGAGAGGAAGGCTCAGCTCGAGCAAGAGATTCTACAGAAGGAGCAGGAATTGGCAAGgcagagagaagaggaaagaagaagaaaagaattggaaAAACTTGAGGAAATAGCGAAGCAACGAGAACTCGAAAGACTTCGAGAGGCGAGAGAAAAGCAGAGATTGGAAGAGCTCGAGAGACGAAGAATCGCGGAAGCTCGTGCGAAGGAAGAGAGACGTCGACAAGAGGAAGAAGCTAGgcaaagagagaacgaaaggtTAGCTGCgttggaaaaacaaaaacaattgGAGATACAACGTGCCTTggaggaacaaagaaaattagaagaacAAAGACAGGAGGAAGCGAGCACGGTTCCTCCAAACGTCAATCAAAATCAGCCGGACACTCAAACGCTTTCTTTGGTACGTAACAAACAGTTACAACGACAACATCTCACGGACAACTCGAATAAGGTAAAACATAGATATCGCGTTAGACAACCACGTCCAAGAATCAATCAGCAACTACCGACTACAACTCCACCGCCATCACCCAATCAACCTCCCCTTTCCGTTTACATGGGCGGTGATAGCACGGCACCAGACAGAGTAAAAATTTCGGATGTTTTGAGGATCCTCAAAGACGCAAAAACAATCGCAGTTTTGGACACGGTTGTACCTAACACGCCCAAAGTCTTCGTAGGACCAACAAATCTAGATCCACCGCCTGGTTATACGAAGTTTGATCTTCCGTACTTATCGTCGATCGACCATAATCGAGTTGAAAGAAAGGTCGACAAGTTGCCTTTCTTCGTGGCACCACTTAGCTTCGATCCACCACCAGGATATTCTAAAATCCCATTCCCAGCTCCTCATATCGGATCCGTCGTTGTGAACACGATCGATGCTTCACCTCCTGAACCCGATACACCAGAAATTATTCATAATCTTAACCCGACACCTCTTATAGAACCAAACTCTTATATCGATGGCACTGGAAGTGATTTGAGTCGAATAGATCCCACCACTCTAGGCTATGAACATTCAACCACTGCTGGTTACACTCAAGAATTATCGAGTACACCAAAATACGATACTTCGTATTCCACGGTATCAACACCTGGTGGTTCTAGATTCCGATTTAGGCAATCCTACGGGGATAATAATCCTCCTTCCGTAATCGACACTATTTACCAAGGTGAGCCATCACTCCCGATCGGAAAAGCCAAACAAAAGGTATATTACAATGAAGATTCTAGACCTGCAGTTTCTACTTTGGCACATGACGCTAGATTGGGTACTACTGCGACTACTTATCAAGAGGAAGCAGTTTATTCGAGTACACCGAATAATCCAGAACAATCGTCGAGGACATTGGATGATCCTTCGACGAAAGAACAAGATTTAGCCGCACAATTAGCATTGATTAATCACGAACTTGCCCAGCAAAGAAAtgccaacaacaacaataacaataataacaataaagatTCTTTTGCCGAACATCGTAATACGTACACGCAATCGGATCCTCATCTGATCGGTTCGTTCCAATCTCTACTTTCCTCGAATGATGCTAACGATGTAAGAGGACCTGTGGGTCCAACGCAATATAATTTACCTGCCGAGTTACCGATTTCGCCCCATCTACCTGGCTTGGTTAATTCTTTGCTTGAGAAGCAAACAACGATTCCAACCACTACAACAACAGAAATTGTAACAACACCAGCGATTATAaagactacgactacgactaccaCAGCTAGACCACCTTCGACCACTTACAGGCCACGGTCGCGTCATCG aagtAGGATAGTACCCACACGGCCTCCAACGACCACAACACCTACGACTCCTGGTACTAAAACGTCCGATAGATCTAGAAGACCTTACAGTAGAACAAGAAGTGGATCCAGGTACACAACGACTACCGAATCATATAACGATTCACCGGTTTACGAACCTACCAAGTCCAAACATTCCGGAACTACACAGAAATATAACTACGTAGATCATAATAAAAGACCAAGAGGTCCGAAACACAGGAATAACGATAAGACGGCTTATCAATCCGAG GCCTACGATCAAAATTACAATATTCAAGCTCATCAAGCTGCAATTTACGAGCATACTGCTCCCGACGGATCGATCACGTCCTCGCCGACGGATCCATATTCGCAATCAGGCACTCCCTCGCATAATTCTAAACAACAGGAGTCAAGTATACCCACGTCGAATTTAAACGCTTTCTCTCAAGAGAATTATCCATCGACCAGTATCAGCTCTACTGAGAATTATCCACCTCCCCGTGAAACTACACCGCATTACAATACGCCAGTTGCAACGGAAGACTATTCGAAGGGACAAAATTATCCTCAGAATTATCCCCAAGAAGCTAACTATCCTACCGCCTATGGAAGTCAACTAGGTGACTTGGATCAATCCGTTCTTGAGAAAGCGCCGGTCAATGGATTTAATTACCAAGCACAGAACAGCGAGACTCGTAATCAGCCGACCGTTCAGAAATCTAAGGACTATACCGCTTATTACGCTGAGAAACTCGAGAATACAGACTTTGCTTTAAGCGGTACTTCGGAAAATCCAAGAAGTAAGATCGATGAGACAGCCCAACAATATTCTCCTCCGTACGACGTAGCACCGGTTCAATCGCACTTGAATTATCCTCCAACCGGTGAGCATGGTAACTTTGGCCAAGTAGAAGACAGAAAGGTAGATGGAAGTAGCGTTGTAGCGGATCCAAACGAAGAACCTATTTTCATCCCGCTTCCACCAGAGAAACAAGAAGTTTACGATTTGTTAGCGCCACCGACGGAAGAACCATTAACCACG ATGACAACGCAAATCAGTACGACTACGGAAGCAACTCCAGTTGTAATACGACAACGTGTTCGTGGTCGTGTTGGTACCCGAACGCATTCCGATTCGGTCGTGCAAACTCGTCCAAGAGGTTCGCAAGACGAATTCGTGCGTTTCAGCGCTGTCAATCATCAAGATTCTCCACGATCTTCCGGTCATCGTCACAGAACGAAATCGAGATCGCGACCACAAAGCCAAGTTAAAACGAGTGGTTACGAGTATGTGAAGATTCAGGCTGGTTCGCAAAGACAAAGGTCTCTTGTACAACAAACCACGCCATCCGCGACAACGAccacgacaacaacaacaacaactacaaCAACCACCCCGAGGACTACGACCACCACGTCTACCGAACAACCCTTGGAAGAAGATATCGATTATGGCTTTATAAGACCTCCTAGCTTCCGACCAGTGCATCCGGTGGACAATCGATTCCATGCACCACCTGTTACTTTCAAGCCAATACTGCCGCAAATAAACAATTTACCC ATACAACAACAACCTTCTGGCAGTGCTCAAGAGACCGAGATAGAGTACAATCCACCTCCAAATCTATCTTTGAAGAATCGTCCAAAGTATCACACAACGAATCGACGACCATCGATTAAATCAACGATTCTACCAATTACGACTCCAATTACTACGACCACGACGGAAAATATACCACCGGCAACAATAAATCCTGATAATTCGGTGTACACAGTAAGACCAAATTATAAGCCAGAAGATATAAAACAGAGTAGAACTCGTAGCAGGACTCGTCGACCTGGGAGAAAACGTGTTACGACGACCAGCACAACGGAGTCCAGTTACGATGTGAATAACGAAGTACCATTGGAAGGAAATTATCCACGTATACTTCCACCACTTCCGGAAGCAGTGGGAGAGCAGCAGACTCTTTACGATGAAAATTTCGAAAGCCTATCCCAATTTGGCGAAGCTTATAATCAACCGGATCAATCTTATAAATCAGTCACGGAAAAC TATCCACCGCAGGATTTTCTATTGAATTTTGAAGCGGTAGCTCCTCAAACGCAAGTACAACAAGAGGAATATGATCAAACACAATTGGGTAGTAACTCTCCTCATAAGTACAGTCATTCAACGCATTTAAAATCAACGACGTTGAGTGACACACATTTAATGCCTGCTGATATCTATGGCGCCGAGAGTCAATGGTCTACGAAGTTATCTCGAACCTCTTTTCAACCGAGTTTCGCAGCTAATTATGCTACCGGTGGATTCAACGAAGCACGTACAAAACAGGAAAACGTTAGAGAAGTCGCTGATATTATAACGGTTCGTCCAGAGAATTCGTTGACGTTTGTAGTTTCTTCGGAATTGGAGAATAGcgatgaaatgaaattgacGAGGAACGAGGAAGAGTCCATGGTAAGGGCCACTACGGTATTCGGACAAAAAATGACGACGCGCGATCAAACGGAAAGTCCGATGAAACGTCAGCAAAAAGTAAGTTCGTTGGAGAATTACGATGGTGAGAGATGGCgatcgaaggaagaagatatatcgaaagaatCGACGGAGAAGGAAGACGATGAAAAAATACCAAAGAAAACTAGCGATCCTGTTGCAGTCAGAAAG ACTAACAGAAGGAAAAGAGTACGAGTTCGTGTAAGACCAATTATCGATGATTTTGTGACGGCCGAGTCTCAACATATCAACGCTGCCGTTAACAGTCTAACGCAGGATCAATACAAGTATAATCCGATTCGCCAGACAAAGTCTACCGTGGACAAGTCAAGTATTACGAGATCACCCGATGACGGATCGCAACGATCCGTGTTAGaagattttctaaaagaaatattgaaaaccGATGACGATTCCTTACCTGTTCTGGCGACATCAACCAGTACGGTATTACCTTTAAACGTTTGGTTAACATCAACGCCAATGACACCTCCGATTGAAGATGAAGGAATAacgaattacaaatttttacgtACTACAACCAGTACACCTACGATTATGCCCGAGGAATTAGAAAGAACACTTGACCCCGAAGAAACTCTAAAAACCACCACTCAGTATTACGGTACACGTATCAATCCCAAAGATTCGATCACGAAGGAGTCTACAGAGAACATCAAAATTCCGACAACTCAAGAAACTGGACTAACCACTACCGATTTCAGTAATTCCCAAACGACTCTAAACGATCTAAACTCCATCGATACCTCTTCAGAAACTACACCGATCATAGAAAAATCTGAAACAACGACGATTAAACCGATCGATACTACGACGGAAAATTTGTCCATCGTTGAAAGTACAAAGACCGAGGAGTCAAAGGACAACGACGATATTTTCTATCCGAAGAATCACCGAGCTAAATGGAGCGAGGTGAGATATCCATCGGATCCTTCGATAGCCTTGAATCATTCGGTCTTTTCCACTTGGAATTACGATAAGAACGGGAAAACAAATGATCGGAATACAGTTTCGGAAAAGGATATAGGGAATAAAGAAGGCAACGATACCGAAGTTGAAATTCTCTCGGATTACGTTCAGAATGTATTCGacgatttgaagaaaaatagagaaaataaggAGAGGTCCGATGAGAGATCCATGaacaaggagaaaaataataagatcgGTTCCTCGGAGAATTCAAGCGAGAACAACGACGTTAAGACGAATTCCCCGTTGGAAACGGATTCTGTCAGTGTTAGAAAAGATACGAGTCAAGCCGAAGATCATTCCTCGACGAAATTGGAACAAGAGGAGACACCGACGACGATCGCAGTTCAAAACGTTGAAGACGACAGTTCGTCTACGTCAGAAAATCATTCGAATCCAACGGTGATTTTAGACGCCACGATACATGAAATATTATCCAAAGACGAATCTATGGTGACGGTGACACCAACGAGTTTATccacgacgacaacgacgacattACCAACGACGTCGGAGATCAATGAACAAAATACGACGGAAACGATACTCGGTAAAATTCTGagaacgtcgacgacgacgaaggtcTCCCATATGACCGAAATTTGTTACAGAGGAAGATGCGTGATGACCAAACCAGATCGTGAAATTCGTTTGAGATGA